Proteins encoded together in one Impatiens glandulifera chromosome 1, dImpGla2.1, whole genome shotgun sequence window:
- the LOC124917065 gene encoding pentatricopeptide repeat-containing protein At4g28010-like, with protein sequence MREVILRKQFYKNCFLSRRPSQNLLRTHTKSLSSASSSSIESSFRVATGNLYEIESRIRLLCEKSVLQVEDAFLLFNQAIDSHGPPSESTCSFIFITLSKLKKYNLAIKVYNKMSGIRNFRSYLSLGSLIECFVHSNEIDFAIGVLAVMIKRGFEVNIYSINVIVIGLCRNGDVFRAVKLFHEWLPVETDTSRRNPNLFTYTILIDGLSKEGKMEEAMDLLEDMKLKGLSADIVTYGSLVNGFCDAGNFDRAKQLSDIMMEKGMAPNEFIYSSLLRCLSKTRRWEEASDLLNVMSERGIQPNVVIYNHLIDDLCKDGRPLEAMRLLNLMVEKGEEPNTTTYNSLINGLCNSGLFTDAFKVFEDMKPDVVSFNTLASRLSKNGKVDESIELLRKVTEPDCCTFTCLIDGLCRKGRIREAEEIHCKMIQKPNILSFNLLIRAYLKEGYVEKVMQLLRNVVEVGLVPNSNTYLLMIRGFCSLKMINVAKGLFLHMRARGISNANNHYNALLDILCKDGCLEEAKGLFNSMANPDAISFNTLIHGILKTGDLQSGKELFDEMIRKGVSPDSVTFSILVNGFIKLGWLEEAKHVLEKMLSCGYDPSVAVYDSLLKGFCEMGEKDDFFGLLDRMAAKGVCLDGRITRTILNCLCRFSDYHNIHEILPEFQRETCSEELSISCNEFLTKLRKSHPELEIYT encoded by the coding sequence ATGCGTGAAGTGATTTTGAGAAAGCAGTTTTACAAAAACTGCTTCCTCTCGCGTCGTCCTTCTCAAAATCTCTTACGAACTCACACCAAAAGCTTATCATCAGCATCGTCTTCATCTATAGAATCCAGTTTCAGAGTTGCAACAGGTAATCTATATGAAATCGAAAGCCGAATTAGGTTACTGTGTGAAAAATCAGTTCTTCAGGTTGAAGATGCTTTTCTTCTCTTCAATCAAGCTATTGATTCGCACGGTCCACCTTCCGAATCAACTTGTAGTTTTATTTTCATAACTCTTTCAAAGTTGAAGAAGTATAACCTAGCTATTAAGGTCTACAATAAGATGTCTGGTATCCGTAATTTTCGTAGTTACTTATCATTAGGTTCGTTAATTGAGTGTTTTGTTCATTCAAATGAGATTGATTTTGCTATTGGAGTGTTGGCCGTGATGATAAAGCGTGGTTTTgaagttaatatatatagtataaatgTCATTGTTATTGGACTTTGTCGAAATGGTGATGTTTTTCGAGCTGTTAAGCTTTTTCATGAATGGTTGCCTGTTGAGACAGATACGTCAAGAAGAAACCCTAACTTATTTACTTACACCATTCTTATAGATGGGTTAAGTAAAGAGGGTAAAATGGAAGAAGCCATGGATTTATTGGAGGATATGAAGCTGAAGGGATTGAGTGCAGATATTGTCACTTATGGCTCACTTGTCAATGGCTTTTGTGATGCAGGAAATTTCGATAGAGCAAAGCAACTTTCCGATATAATGATGGAGAAAGGAATGGCACCCAACGAATTCATTTACTCGAGTTTACTTCGCTGTCTTTCCAAAACGAGGCGATGGGAAGAAGCTAGTGATTTATTGAATGTTATGTCTGAAAGAGGAATACAGCCTaatgttgttatatataatcatttgatAGATGACCTTTGCAAAGATGGGAGGCCATTGGAGGCAATGCGTTTACTTAACTTAATGGTGGAGAAAGGTGAAGAACCGAACACAACAACGTATAATTCACTTATCAATGGACTTTGTAATTCTGGCTTGTTTACTGATGCTTTCAAAGTTTTTGAAGATATGAAACCGGATGTGGTTTCTTTCAATACGTTAGCTTCGAGGCTTAGCAAGAATGGTAAGGTTGATGAGTCTATAGAGTTATTGCGAAAGGTGACTGAACCGGATTGTTGCACTTTTACATGTTTAATCGATGGGCTTTGTAGAAAAGGTCGAATTAGAGAAGCCGAAGAGATTCATTGTAAGATGATCCAAAAACCTAACATATTGTCTTTTAATTTGCTGATTAGGGCTTACTTGAAGGAAGGATATGTAGAGAAAGTAATGCAGCTATTAAGGAATGTTGTTGAAGTGGGATTAGTTCCGAATTCGAATACTTATTTACTTATGATTCGAGGATTCTGCAGTCTCAAAATGATAAACGTCGCCAAAGGTCTTTTCTTACACATGAGGGCTCGTGGTATTTCAAATGCCAACAATCATTATAACGCTTTATTAGATATTCTATGTAAAGATGGTTGTTTGGAGGAGGCAAAAGGGTTGTTTAATTCGATGGCTAATCCAGATGCTATATCGTTTAATACTTTGATCCATGGAATTCTGAAAACTGGTGATCTACAATCCGGGAAAGAATTATTCGATGAAATGATTCGAAAAGGCGTATCTCCTGATTCTGTGACGTTTTCAATACTAGTGAATGGTTTTATCAAGTTAGGATGGTTAGAGGAGGCAAAACACGTTCTTGAAAAGATGTTGTCGTGTGGTTACGATCCGAGTGTTGCTGTATACGATTCGTTGTTGAAAGGATTTTGTGAAATGGGTGAAAAGGATGATTTTTTTGGTTTGCTTGATCGGATGGCGGCTAAGGGAGTTTGTCTTGATGGTAGAATTACTCGCACAATCTTGAATTGTTTATGTCGTTTTTCtgattatcataatatacatgAAATTTTACCTGAATTTCAAAGGGAGACTTGTTCTGAAGAATTGAGTATTTCTTGTAATGAATTTTTGACAAAACTTAGAAAGTCACATCCTGAACTTgaaatttatacttaa
- the LOC124917074 gene encoding protein CLT1, chloroplastic-like, producing the protein MMQYSRRITTTYAGSVSPAASNQVPFRRLPRSSAIEIRMFPNQVVNRGLRLSLSLQSPDKQSVIVAENCCGVSGEERSGRIRITAAVGDCTTVMDLAEENRGGDTISEDEQEESSSSSAAAAKEVGRDRTVEVLIAAIATVVLGVGNRVLYKLALVPLKQYPFFLAQLATFGYVIVYFFILYIRYNAGIVTNEMLSLPKAPYVVIGLLEALAAASGMAAGAMLPGAAITILSQSFLVWQLLLSYLFLGRRYRFNQLLGCFLVAAGVIVTVASGGSSAGSLVQAGTFWSLLMIVSFLLQAADTVMKEVIFMNAAQQLKGGSVDLFVVNSYGSAFQALFICLLLPFLSNLWGIPFTQLPAYLKDGAGCFLNNGLVNGSLSSSSCNGAPLLPVLFVIVNMAFNISLLHLLMISSAVLSCLASTISVPLSVFLFTLPLPYLGVASTLPSGFLRGAIVLILGMLIYIWTPSSSINKSTSNTTAQKLSEPCCS; encoded by the exons ATGATGCAATATAGTCGCCGGATAACTACAACTTACGCCGGCTCCGTCTCTCCGGCAGCTTCCAATCAAGTTCCATTTCGGCGGTTACCTCGCTCATCCGCCATTGAAATCCGAATGTTTCCTAATCAAGTAGTAAATCGAGGATTGAGATTGTCCTTGTCGTTGCAATCACCGGATAAACAATCAGTAATAGTGGCGGAGAATTGCTGCGGCGTTAGTGGAGAAGAGAGATCAGGTCGGATTAGGATAACCGCTGCTGTTGGAGATTGTACTACTGTGATGGATCTGGCGGAGGAGAATCGAGGAGGCGATACGATTTCGGAGGATGAACAGGAAGAGTCGTCGTCGTCatcggcggcggcggcgaagGAAGTAGGGAGGGATCGGACGGTTGAGGTTTTGATTGCAGCTATTGCAACGGTGGTTCTTGGTGTAGGTAATCGTGTCCTGTATAAATTAGCATTGGTTCCTTTGAAGCAGTATCCCTTTTTCTTGGCTCAACTTGCTACCTTTGG ATATGTAATTGTATACTTCTTTATATTGTATATTCGATATAATGCTGGCATTGTAACGAATGAAATGCTTTCCTTACCAAAAGCTCCATATGTTGTTATTGGTCTATTGGAAGCTCTTGCTGCTGCTTCTGGAATGGCGGCTGGAG CCATGCTTCCTGGAGCAGCAATCACTATCTTGTCTCAG AGCTTTTTGGTATGGCAACTTCTCCTTTCATATTTGTTCCTTGGAAGAAGATATAGATTCAATCAATTGTTAGGTTGCTTTTTGGTAGCTGCTGGTGTTATTGTAACTGTAGCAAG tGGAGGATCTAGTGCAGGTTCTTTAGTTCAAGCTGGAACATTTTGGAGTCTCTTGATGATAGTTTCTTTTTTACTTCAAGCTGCTGATACAGTAATGAAG GAAGTAATCTTCATGAATGCTGCTCAACAACTTAAA GGAGGATCAGTGGATCTATTTGTGGTGAATTCGTATGGATCTGCTTTTCAG GCACTTTTTATATGTTTACTCCTTCCATTTTTATCAAATCTATGGGGAATCCCATTTACTCAATTACCAGCATATCTTAAAGATGGTGCTGGTTGCTTTCTCAATAATGGCCTTGTAAATg gatcattatcatcatcatcatgtaaTGGTGCTCCCCTTCTACCTGTGCTATTTGTTATTGTAAATATGGCTTTCAACATATCCTTGTTGCATCTTCTCATGATCTCTTCCGCGGTCTTATCTTGCCTTGCATCCACGATTTCAG TGCCTTTATCGGTTTTCCTATTTACATTGCCGCTGCCATACTTAGGCGTGGCATCTACCCTACCATCGGGATTTCTTAGAGGTGCGATTGTCCTTATATTGGGAATGCTTATATACATTTGGACTCCTTCATCTTCTATCAATAAGTCTACTTCTAATACAACTGCCCAAAAACTATCAGAACCATGTTGTTCTTAG